DNA from Elaeis guineensis isolate ETL-2024a chromosome 2, EG11, whole genome shotgun sequence:
AATCATTGCTAAGTTCTATTACCTTTAATTTCTTTTTTCAACTTTGATAATAAATTAAGCATTTGCTTGAATCATACAAGACATGACAGATAACACTAATCAACATATAATAAAAGAAGACAATGATTATAATATTTCGTAGGCATGTGATTTAAGCACGTACGCATGCAAGTCAAATATATACATTATTTTTCAAACATAATAAAACATATACATTCATCCTTATAAATTTAATGGATCGATCTTTTGACAACTCGTGACTTGACaaactctttttctaatttacataaattattatttttatgtgaATTAGTTGTTAATACATTCCACACATTGCAGTGCTAAACAGAATGTCTCTGAAATCAATACATGAGTTTATCTCAAATGAAATAGGAACTTAATGAATTTCCAAGTGACTAAGATATTTCACTAACTTAATAGATATATACTATGAAGAGTATTTCTAGCTATTGCATAATATAATCAGAGTTACTCATATTTTAAtagcatacaaaaaaaaaaaaaaaaatcatagagaCATATATCTACCAATATGTCTAGAATATTAACCAAGATATTAACATACATCAACTTATATCTATCATGATGCTGACAATTAATATCTTGCATATCATATCGATCTTTCGGACTTATATATATGGATTTAATGCTGCTGCGTGTTTCGCCTCCCCAAATAAAATGATGGCTGCGACAAGGACCGCGTTTTTGGCACCGAAGACATGCGTATCTATTAAATATATTTAGTGCTGactaaatttattttgaaaatagtaaaatataaagaAGATTTTCTTGGAAGGGGTTTGATTCTCTCGATCTTTGACCGGAACCGAACCGTCTTACACGCTGATTACTCTCCGATAAGTTCCCATTCGAGCATGTATAGTCCGCAGATCCCGTTCGAGATTCCGAATCCCACGGATTTCATCTACTTCCTCTATTTATAGTTGCGGATCCGTCCACCCCTCCCCCCGTTCCGTTACTGTGCCCGTTTAAACTCCGGGAGAAGTCGAACGAATTGCGTTCTCCAAGAGGTATTTCCCATCTCCCCTTCTTGATATAATCGTCGATTCTGTTTCGCTTCCACCGAAGGGAGCATGAAAGAAACGGTAATCTGATTGTTCGTGGTTTCCAATTCTTCATGATCTTGGCGTTCTTGTCGATCTTTCTTGATAGATGGTGATGCGATTTTACTtgatttgatgtttcttttttgTCGGATTGGTTCATGTTGGTGAAGAATTAGCAATGGCTTCTGTTGGGAAGTCGACGAACATCTTCTGGCAAGAATGCCCGGTCGGGAAGCTCGATAGGCAGAAGTTGCTGAACCAAAAAGGTTGTGTTGTTTGGATCACGGGTCTCAGCGGTTCAGGtttgtcccaaaaaaaaaaaaaaaaagaacggtTCTTTGATTGGagatatgaataaaaaaaataatcttgaaTCTTGATTGTGATCCTGTAAAATCGGGGCATTAGGATGTGATGTCGCTAACGCTGTAGGATACGGTGGATATGTGCTAATTGAAACAACCATTGGTTTAGAAACTTTCTCTAAAGTTGCACGGATATAAACTAATAACAAAAGTTAATTGCTATTGGTCTTGTTAATCTGTTTTCTCTGAGACTAGATTGTTGTGTTACCAATTATTGTCGCAATTAAATGTAGGCCCGAGTTATTCTGAATTCATGGAACATTATCTAGCATTACCAAGCAATCTGATTCGGCGGGTTTCCTTTTTACACATGATGTCTGGTTATGGATCATCTGCTAAGCCACTGACAGAGACACATGTTTATATTTAAAAATgcatttcctttttcctttttttttgtggtgAATGAGATGCAAGTATTTTTAAATTGTTGTTGTAGATTCCCAAGTTCAATAAATTTTCTCGCATATTTATCCACAACTATTGTTGATGAAGATTCGCCATCTTGATATGAGACCTCGTACCAGTACCATGTTATTACAATACTAGTACATGGTTCGGTACAGTTTGAGATAGTGTACCAAGTTCGGTACGATACGAGATAGCATATTGGTACAAGACTGGTATGGTATGTATACCTTGTATCGGATGGTACGAGGAGGTGGTACAGTAGACCATGATTGTGATTTTGTATCTTATACACTGTTTTTAGAATTCATATAGAAATAATTTTCCTTGGGATGCTAcatcttttctttattatcttagGATGGTGGATGCGATGATCTCTTTGCAACATGAAATGCATTATAACCTCCATGTGGTTTTTTGGTTCATATAACTTTATCTGTTTTCTGTTGTTTGACAAATGAAATATAGCTTATTAACTACCAAGACAGAAACTCGAGACAATCACTCAAACATGGGAATACCAGATGCCTCtacatttattttcttatttgcaCTGAGGCTGGTCATTTTTGCATGTTATTATAATGAATTTCAGTTCCTTTCTCGCTAATTATCAAATGCATATTTTCTTTGGATATTTTGTTGGCTGTTTTTAAATCTACATGCTCTCCATTCTTGCTTACATTATGTTTACTATGTAGAAAATATAACTTGCTCAAGTTCAATAGCAACTGTGTAAGTCCCCTAGATGTTATATTGAATGGAATCCACAAATATTCAAGGGCATGAAATTGGGAACATCTACATAGTTGAATTCTAAATGTGTTATGGTTTTCTTAAATCTTCATGTTCCTTCCTCCTCTTGAATTCTTTATTTCTTGGGCACCACGACCCCTCTCCTAGAAATCTCAAGTACAGTGCTTGAACTTTTGAAACTGTGAAAACTAGAAATTCTACAGTTTTGGAAGTCAAACTATATTTTCTTGGATATGTTTGGTTGCTAGAGGTAAATGGTTTTAAAGAGGAGACTATAACTTGGAGATGTAATAGTTTGTGAACTATAGCAATTCTATTCAACAAATCCGCCCATTTCCATTTTCTTGAAACTTTTGATTTTGCACACCCTTTTTAATAGATGTATGACCTGGTTCTGCCTAAGGCATGCCAAATCATTGAGTCATGATGGTTATAGTCAATCAAAACAAACCTAtagctacttttttttttttttgtggttttaTCCAGGGAAAAGCACCTTGGCATGTACATTGGGTCGAGAGTTGCACTCTAGAGGAAAGCTTTCTTACATCCTTGATGGTGACAACCTTAGGCATGGATTAAACAAGAACCTTGGATTTACACCTGAAGATCGTGCAGAAAATATACGCAGGGTTGGTAAGTATATTTCTAATATAACTAATCACGACAATGAGTTACATTTAATTTTTCTATGGAGAAGAAGTAAAGGGAGGAATAATTAATTTGGAACAATAATTAATTATATCACTTAGTGAACTAATGATTTTTTTTGGGTATTAGTATGCCAGTGAACTAATGCATTCTTTGGGTATTAATATGCCTTTTTCATGTTCCTttttaccttttcaatgattttaagATACTTCTCTTCTTTTAGGTGAAGTGGCAAAGCTCTTCGCTGATGCGGGTTTAATCTGTATTGCAAGTTTGATCTCTCCCTATAGGAGAGACCGAGACTCTTGTCGTGCATTATTGCCAGATGCTAGTTTTATTGAAGTTGGTGTCTCCCATCAGAATGTATTTATTGAAACCAAAATCAAACTTATTTCAGATAATGATTTAAACTTATTGTAATTTTTGGTAGGTTTTCATGAATATGCCTTTAGAACTGTGTGAGGCAAGGGATCCTAAAGGTCTTTACAAGCTTGCTCGTGCAGGAAAGATAAAAGgtgatttttttcattttaccTGACCTAGAATGGAACATCTATGCCTGTATAGAATACTTACCCTGACCATGTAGCCTTGTTCCAACTATTCATGGTCTGTCCTGTATAGAATACTTGTGTCTGCAAAGTTTCTTGCCTCTTAGCATAAGAGCAGACAAAACCTAAATTTTAATGTGCTTATGGCTTTTGTGCATCAGTAATGCATCATGGTTATTATTTATTTTTCCATTTTTCTTACTGAGTATGTTTGAGCATGTTCATTGATATCTTATAATATAGATAAGAAATAGATCTGCTCCATATTCTTCCTTGATGCATGCAGTATTATGGTGATTGCATTAAAAAATAAAGCATACAAATCAATAACATAATGATTCCTGTGAAGTTCTACCAAAAGGTGATATCATGCTTATAACACATGCCCATGAACTGGTCATATGCACAtcccgggctctgccgcca
Protein-coding regions in this window:
- the LOC105054891 gene encoding adenylyl-sulfate kinase 3, producing the protein MASVGKSTNIFWQECPVGKLDRQKLLNQKGCVVWITGLSGSGKSTLACTLGRELHSRGKLSYILDGDNLRHGLNKNLGFTPEDRAENIRRVGEVAKLFADAGLICIASLISPYRRDRDSCRALLPDASFIEVFMNMPLELCEARDPKGLYKLARAGKIKGFTGIDDPYEPPLNCEIEIKQENGFCPPPSDMAGEVVTYLEEKGFMQE